The sequence ACTACTTTATGAAAAACCGGATGCATAAATGTTCGTTCAGTCAGTACGGTAACCGTTTTATCCATTTTATCGGAAATTACCTTTCCGATAAAAACTTTACGTTTTGTTTCTTTAGTCTGTGTCATAAAACTTCCTTAGCAGATTTTTTTTGCTGTAGAAATGTTAGAGCGCGCGCAATATTTTGTCGTAACTTTTTAAACAGTGAATAATCTTTAACGTGTGACGTCAAAGAATTCATACGCAACCCAAACAACTCTTTTCTCCACTGCTCCAAGAGCTCTTCTGTCTTTTTTATTTCAGCGCTTTTAAGTTCGCCTTTAACTGCATCAACTTTCATTATGCATTTTCCTCAGTAACTGTTACGGCAGCATCCCCACCATTTCGTTTAACAAATTGAGTTTTACGAGGAAGTTTATATGCAGCACTTCGCAAAACTTCTCGCGCAGTTTCTTCATTCAGACCAGCAACTTCACAGATAACACGGCCTCGTTTAACCACAGCAACCCACAACTCAGGATTTCCTTTTCCTTTACCCATACGAGTTTCTGCAGGCTTTTTGGTAACAGGCTTGCTTGGAAACACTCTGAGATACAATCTACCTACTTTTTTAAGACTTCTTGATATCGTAACGCGCATCGCTTCTATTTGCTGTGCGGTAAGCCAACAAGGCTCCACAGCACGTAATCCAAATTCTCCAAAAGCAACTTCACAAGCGCCCTTAGAAGCCCCCTTCATTGTACCACGGTGCACTTTTCGATATTTAACTTTTTTAGGCATCAACATAATTTATTCTTTCACCTTACTATCAAACGAGTTGGTATTCGCCCTTGCAGATCCAAACCTTAACTCCAATAATTCCATACGTTGTTTTCGCTTCAGCAAATCCGTAATCAATATCAGCGCGTAACGTATGAAGAGGCACCGATCCAACACGAACCCACTCTGTACGAGCAATTTCCGCACCATTAAGTCTACCAGAACAACAGATTTTTACACCTTTTGCTCCACTCTTCATCGCAGAATCTTTCGCTCGCTTCATAACTTTTTTAAAACTCGCTCTACGCTCTAACTGACTTGCGATACCTTTAGCAACTAACTCAGCATCCAATTCCGGTTTTTTTACTTCCTGAACTGAAATCTCAATAGTTCGTTTGCCTTCAAGCAATGCCCCAATTTGAGAACGAAGCTGTTCGATCTCTTGACCTTTTTTACCTATAATGACCCCTGGCTTACCAGAATGCACTATAATTCGTATATCATCACCAGATTTCTCAATCTCTACAGAAGAGATTTCTGCTTTTTCTAAAGCACTGTCTAAATACTTTCTAATCTTTAAATCTTCTAACACTTGTTTGCCATATGAATCCCGAGCAAACCAACGCGCAAACCAGTCGCGATAAATACCAACACGAAACCCTATTGGATGTACCTTTTGTCCCATACTAAACTTCCCTTGACTCTAGAGTTACACTCATATGACATAAACGCTTTCTATAAGGATTTGATCTTCCCATAGCTCCCGGCTTGAAGTAATTAATAATTGGGCCACGATCAACTTGAATAGTTTTTACAAAAAGCGCATCATCTGAAATGTTATGGAGGCTCTTTGCATTATCAACTGCAGACTTAATCATTTTTCTAATAGGCACTGATTTGAGAACGGCGTGAGTGGTCAGCAAATCAACTGCATATTTGGCACTCTTACCTCTAAGTGTATTTACTAATGGTCTCATCTTATTCGGTGAAAACCGTATAAACCGAGCTCGTGCAACAAATTTCATTGCATCAACCTTTGAATAATTTTTCAAACTTTTTTATTTATACTATATAATTTACATTCATTTTTATTGAGTGCAACTCATTATTTCGCGGCACCAGCTTTACGTTGCCCACTATGCATCTTAAATGTACGCGTAGGAGAAAACTCACCTAAATAATGTCCAACCATATTTTCAGTTATAAAAACTGAAACAAATTTTTTTCCATTATGTACCGCTATGGTGAATCCCACAAAATCAGGAACTATCATGCTCCTACGAGACCACGTTTTTATAACATCACGCTTGCCCTCTTTTTTCGCTCTAGCAACTTTTTCAAGCAGCGAATCCTGAACATACGGTCCTTTTTTTGCCGATCTAGCCATATATAGCACACCTATTTTAAAAAAATTGTTTTATTTTTTATATTTTACTTATTTATTTATTTTTACGACCCTTGCGTCTTCTGAGAATCAATGGGTTCTGACGCACTCTTGTTCTTGTTCCCTTACAACCTTTACCCCATGGAGTACTTGGATGCGATCCAGATTTAGAACGTCCTTCACCACCACCATGCGGGTGATCGACAGGGTTCATAGCCATACCACGAACAGATGGTCTGAAACCACGATGTCGCGTACGACCAGCTTTACCCCAAGAAATGTTCTTAAAATCTGCATTACCCAAAACACCTATTGTTGCCCAGCACTCAATAGGAACCATACGCATTTCCCCTGATGGCATTCTCAATGTCGCATGTTCTTCAGTTTTTGCCACAAACTGAATTGAAGTTCCTGCGCTTCGCGCAAACTTCCCCCCAGAGCCTGGAGTAATTTCAACGTTATGTACAGTAAAACCTAACGGAATCTTACTTAATGGCATTGCATTACCATTTTTTGCTTCCGCTTTTTCACTTGCAAAGATTTTACTGCCCACGGATAATCCCTCTGGCATTAAAATATATTTCTTTGCACCATTTTCATAAAACACTAACCCGATACGAACATTACGATTAGGATCATACTCAATGGCTGCAATAGTACCGGTTACATCACGTTCCATACGCTTAAAATCTATCTCGCGATACTTACGTGCAGCTCCCCCGCCTCTATGTCGAACTGTAATTCTACCATAAGCGTTTCTACCCGCTTTACTTTTTAAGGAACTAACCAGAGATTTTTCAGGAGATTTCTTTGTAATATCACTAGTATCTAAATACGTCTGAAATCTTAATGATGAATTACGCGGTCTTCGATTACGAATTGCCATTGCATACCTTTTAGATTGAATCTTCTTTAATTTCTTTTTGCTCATCAGCAACAGAAGATCTGCCGCCCGCCTGATCAAACAAATTAAGAGATTGTCCCTCTTTCAAAGTGACCAAAGCTTTTTTCTCGTCTGGACCCCATACTTCTTTTTTTCCTGCTCTACGCTTTTTACCTTTACGAGTCACAATCCTAACAGCTTCAGCTTCAACATTAAAAAGCTTTTTCAATGCTTCTTTAATCATAGGCTTATTTGCCT is a genomic window of Candidatus Babeliales bacterium containing:
- the rpmC gene encoding 50S ribosomal protein L29, with protein sequence MKVDAVKGELKSAEIKKTEELLEQWRKELFGLRMNSLTSHVKDYSLFKKLRQNIARALTFLQQKKSAKEVL
- the rplP gene encoding 50S ribosomal protein L16; this translates as MLMPKKVKYRKVHRGTMKGASKGACEVAFGEFGLRAVEPCWLTAQQIEAMRVTISRSLKKVGRLYLRVFPSKPVTKKPAETRMGKGKGNPELWVAVVKRGRVICEVAGLNEETAREVLRSAAYKLPRKTQFVKRNGGDAAVTVTEENA
- the rpsC gene encoding 30S ribosomal protein S3; translated protein: MGQKVHPIGFRVGIYRDWFARWFARDSYGKQVLEDLKIRKYLDSALEKAEISSVEIEKSGDDIRIIVHSGKPGVIIGKKGQEIEQLRSQIGALLEGKRTIEISVQEVKKPELDAELVAKGIASQLERRASFKKVMKRAKDSAMKSGAKGVKICCSGRLNGAEIARTEWVRVGSVPLHTLRADIDYGFAEAKTTYGIIGVKVWICKGEYQLV
- the rplV gene encoding 50S ribosomal protein L22 produces the protein MKFVARARFIRFSPNKMRPLVNTLRGKSAKYAVDLLTTHAVLKSVPIRKMIKSAVDNAKSLHNISDDALFVKTIQVDRGPIINYFKPGAMGRSNPYRKRLCHMSVTLESREV
- the rpsS gene encoding 30S ribosomal protein S19; protein product: MARSAKKGPYVQDSLLEKVARAKKEGKRDVIKTWSRRSMIVPDFVGFTIAVHNGKKFVSVFITENMVGHYLGEFSPTRTFKMHSGQRKAGAAK
- the rplB gene encoding 50S ribosomal protein L2, coding for MAIRNRRPRNSSLRFQTYLDTSDITKKSPEKSLVSSLKSKAGRNAYGRITVRHRGGGAARKYREIDFKRMERDVTGTIAAIEYDPNRNVRIGLVFYENGAKKYILMPEGLSVGSKIFASEKAEAKNGNAMPLSKIPLGFTVHNVEITPGSGGKFARSAGTSIQFVAKTEEHATLRMPSGEMRMVPIECWATIGVLGNADFKNISWGKAGRTRHRGFRPSVRGMAMNPVDHPHGGGEGRSKSGSHPSTPWGKGCKGTRTRVRQNPLILRRRKGRKNK
- the rplW gene encoding 50S ribosomal protein L23; the protein is MGLKSIYHVIQGPVISDKAYRLNRTLNQLVLRVHPEANKPMIKEALKKLFNVEAEAVRIVTRKGKKRRAGKKEVWGPDEKKALVTLKEGQSLNLFDQAGGRSSVADEQKEIKEDSI